The sequence TTTTTGGTATAATGATTTTGGTAATCTTCTTCTTCTTGGGGCTTTTTGGAGGTGGCAGGGAATGAACCGTCGGGTCATTCTGTTATTCTTAGTTATGTCTTTGCTTTTGATGACTCGCAGTTTTGCGTATTTCCTCGTTACGTATGTGGTCAGATCGGGAGACTCGATTCACACTATTTCCAGGGATTTGGATGTTTGTATTTCGACGATTATCGATTTCAACAATCTGAAGGATCCTAACAGCATAAAGGCAGGGGATACGCTTCGTATACCTCAGCCCGATGGTCTGATCTACGATGTTCAGTCCGGCGATACCTTCGATTACATTGCAAAGCTTTTCTTCACTCCTGTTGAGGAATTGATAGCAGCTAACAACCTTAGTCCCAATTCGATCATCAACCCCGGGCAGAGAGTCTTCATTCCCATGTCTCTAATAAACCTGTGTCAATATGTACCTCAGAGCTCCCCTTTCAGGTGGCCCATTTATGGAGTTATATCTTCAGATTACGGTTGGAGGACTCATCCTGTAAGCGGGCAGCCCTCATTCCATTCGGGGCTCGACATTGCGGCTCCAGAAGGAACGCCGATCTTCGCAGGTTCGAGGGGAACAGTCGTCTTTGCCGGAGTGAACGGCGGTTATGGAAATATGGTTGAAATACAGCACGACAACGGTTACGTAACCCGCTATGGTCACATGAGCAGGATCAGTGTTTATGTAGGCCAAAGAGTGGATACCGGTTCGTTGATCGGCCGGGTCGGAAGCACAGGGGTCTCGACTGGTCCTCACGTACATTTCGAAGTTAGAGATCCGAAGACCAACACGATGAATCCACTTTCAATGCTTCCAACACGTGACCTCATGTACGTCATTAGAAGAGAGGATGACGGCACCGCTGCCGGTGGTAAATGACAAAGATCCTGGTTAGCGCCTGCCTCATCGGTGTCAACTGTACATATCGCGGAAATAACAACCTGTCTTTGGAGCTTCTTGAGTTGGTGGACAGGTTTATTTTTTTGCCAGTCTGTCCAGAACAGCTCGGAGGACTTCCGACACCGCGTCCCAGGGCAGAAATAACTACTTCTAACGACTGGCGGGCAACAAGAATAGTAATCGATCAGTTCGGGAAGGACGTTACTCTTAACTACACGCGAGGAGCAGAAGAGGTGTTGAAAATAGCGAAACTTTCTGGCGCCAGTATCGCGCTCCTCAGGTCGAGGAGTCCTTCTTGCGGATGCAAAGGCATCTACGACGGTACTTTCAGCGGGGTCATGATCGATGGAATGGGAATAACCGCAGAGCTTCTCATGAAGAACGCTATTGAAGTCTATTCGGAAGAAGAGATCAGTTTCTTATATTAGGGTCGAATAGCTCAGTTAGGATTTGTCTTTCCTCTTCACTTTCCATGGTGAACCCGGGACTCTTAGCCAGCACAACCCAATTTCCTTTCTGCCAGATTAGCGCCTGGTCTTTGCCGCCGAATCTAACCACTTTTGCATAGCAGTAATCGGTCTTCTTTATCCTGCCCATGTCTCTCGTCAGTACCGAACCTTCTACAAGGAAGATCGTCTCCCAGGTTTTTCTTGCGGAGTCAACCGAACCCATCTTCCAGACATACACATTTATGATTCTCGAGTTCAGTTCAAACTGTAAGCTCCTGACTAAATCGTCTTCGGGCGGGTAAGATACCCGGATCACCTCACCATCGTCCTGCTCCACAGAGACTCCATTCGCGAGACCCTGATCAGGTGGAAAGGGTGCCTCTCCTAGAAAGGAGAAAACGCTGTAGTTGAAGGTCAAATCATCAAGTTCGATCTCGTTGCTGGGAACAACCACATTCATCTTGTGTCCAAAAGCGTAATACGAAGCAAATACTATCAGCGCGACTACAAAGAAGAACGTAAAAAGCGCCCTGTTTCTTGAACTATATCTTCTGAGCATTTTCTATCACACCCGTCATATACATCTGTTCAGATCAACTCCAGCATCTTTGCGACCATTTCCGGATCGAGCCTGTAGGTGGAACCTTTTCCCTGATAGAAACCGTGCTCTCGAATTAGATGAATGGAAATCGGCGAATAGTCTATCTCTTTCTTCATGGCAATATTTCTCACGTTGACGTTTACTTTTTTTGAAAGATGTCCGTGTCGAAAC is a genomic window of Mesotoga infera containing:
- a CDS encoding M23 family metallopeptidase encodes the protein MNRRVILLFLVMSLLLMTRSFAYFLVTYVVRSGDSIHTISRDLDVCISTIIDFNNLKDPNSIKAGDTLRIPQPDGLIYDVQSGDTFDYIAKLFFTPVEELIAANNLSPNSIINPGQRVFIPMSLINLCQYVPQSSPFRWPIYGVISSDYGWRTHPVSGQPSFHSGLDIAAPEGTPIFAGSRGTVVFAGVNGGYGNMVEIQHDNGYVTRYGHMSRISVYVGQRVDTGSLIGRVGSTGVSTGPHVHFEVRDPKTNTMNPLSMLPTRDLMYVIRREDDGTAAGGK
- a CDS encoding DUF523 domain-containing protein encodes the protein MTKILVSACLIGVNCTYRGNNNLSLELLELVDRFIFLPVCPEQLGGLPTPRPRAEITTSNDWRATRIVIDQFGKDVTLNYTRGAEEVLKIAKLSGASIALLRSRSPSCGCKGIYDGTFSGVMIDGMGITAELLMKNAIEVYSEEEISFLY